The sequence CGGCTGCCGAGACACACGTTTGGATGAGTTGGCCTGGTTCCCCGTGGATTTCCCCGGTCCGCAGGTCGCGGACCTGCCCCGCCAGGAGTGGTGTGAGGCAGCTGTGGCAGATGCCCATCCGGCAGCCGCTGGGCATCAGCACCCCGGCGTCCTCGCCGATGTCCAGGATGGGGGTGTCGCCGTCGGCTTCCACCTCCCGGTCGGATGCCTCGAAGGTGACCAGGCCGCCGTCGTGCCCTACGCCGGCGTTGAAGGTGGTGTTGAAGCGTTCGATCATGAGGTTGCCGGCGTCTCCGGCAACGGCGACGTCGGTTCCGGGTGCCCTGGTGGTCAGGGCGGCGCGCTTCCAGAGGGCCTCGGCGTCGTCCAGGAAGCTGTCCGGGCCGCAGGCGTAGGCCGCCCGTTCCTTCCAGTCGGGGCAGATCTCGTCCAACTCTTTGGTGCTGGAGAAGTCCATGCGGCCCTGCTCACCGGTGTACCAGTGCGCCAGGCGGAAGTTGGGGAACTGGTCCGCGAGCTCGGCCAGCTCTTCACGGAACAGGCTGTCACCCGGGGTGCGTGCGGAGTGGACCAGCACGACGTCGGCATCCGGACGCCGCGGCACAAGGGTACGGATCATGGACATCACCGGAGTGATGCCACTGCCGGCGGTGACCATGAGAAGGGGGCGGGGGTGCTCCGGAAGGACGAAGTCGCCCTGCGGCGGAGCCAGAAACAGGACATCGCCGGGCTTGGTGGTGCGCACCAGCGTGCCGGACACTGCGCCGACGTCGGTGACGGTGATGGCAGGATCCTTGCCTGCGGGAGCGCTAAGGGAGTAGGAACGCCAGTGCCGCACGCCGTCGAGCTCGACGCCGATGCGGGCCCACTGCCCCGCCAGGTGCGCCTTCCACCCGCGGCCGGGGCGGAAAAAGATGGTTGCCGACTGCGCGGTTTCCTGCACCACGCGGGTGACCACGCCCCGAAGCTGGCGAGCCGAGTAGACAGGGTTGAACAGGGCCAGAATGTCTTCC comes from Pseudarthrobacter sp. NIBRBAC000502770 and encodes:
- a CDS encoding ferredoxin reductase, which gives rise to MIRLRQLAQAASVLTTPLAPEDILALFNPVYSARQLRGVVTRVVQETAQSATIFFRPGRGWKAHLAGQWARIGVELDGVRHWRSYSLSAPAGKDPAITVTDVGAVSGTLVRTTKPGDVLFLAPPQGDFVLPEHPRPLLMVTAGSGITPVMSMIRTLVPRRPDADVVLVHSARTPGDSLFREELAELADQFPNFRLAHWYTGEQGRMDFSSTKELDEICPDWKERAAYACGPDSFLDDAEALWKRAALTTRAPGTDVAVAGDAGNLMIERFNTTFNAGVGHDGGLVTFEASDREVEADGDTPILDIGEDAGVLMPSGCRMGICHSCLTPLLAGQVRDLRTGEIHGEPGQLIQTCVSAAAGPVNLEI